A DNA window from Pseudomonas wuhanensis contains the following coding sequences:
- a CDS encoding substrate-binding domain-containing protein, which translates to MLNHFSKAVALLCSGICAPLAMADVNGGGATLPQLLYQTPGVLTAGFAPYIGVGSGAGKAAFLSNDYSRFVPGDTSKNVHWAASDSKLTATELNTYVSAHGATWGPLIQIPSAATSIAIPFNKAGTANVDLSVNQLCGIFSGRLTDWSQITGAGRTGAITVVYPQGSSGTTELFTRFLNAKCAETGTFAVTTNFASSYSGSLPAGAVSANGSQGVMNAVNAGQGRITYMSPAYAASTLAGLDDATKVAQVAGVSPAPANVKAAITSIPYPAVANRANPNAWVPIFAATTNPNDPSVVAYPTTGYPILGFTNLIFSQCYADPTQSAQVRDFLRRHYIPHPPVSNDPAITANRLVPLPPAWKLAVQTTFWSATNPLSVGNPNVCNGIGRPM; encoded by the coding sequence ATGCTCAATCATTTCTCCAAGGCTGTAGCATTGTTGTGCAGTGGTATATGCGCGCCGTTGGCTATGGCAGATGTCAATGGTGGCGGCGCTACTTTGCCTCAGCTGCTTTACCAAACGCCCGGCGTGTTGACCGCCGGTTTTGCACCTTACATCGGTGTGGGCAGTGGAGCTGGCAAGGCAGCGTTCCTGAGCAACGACTACTCCCGGTTCGTGCCAGGCGACACCAGCAAAAATGTGCACTGGGCTGCTAGCGACTCGAAGCTCACCGCTACCGAACTGAATACCTACGTCAGCGCTCACGGTGCGACCTGGGGGCCATTGATCCAGATACCGTCGGCAGCCACGTCGATTGCTATTCCTTTTAATAAAGCAGGGACTGCTAATGTCGATTTGAGCGTTAATCAACTGTGCGGCATCTTCTCCGGACGGCTTACTGACTGGAGCCAGATCACCGGTGCAGGCCGTACCGGCGCGATTACCGTTGTTTATCCTCAAGGTTCCAGTGGCACTACGGAGCTGTTTACCCGTTTCCTGAATGCCAAGTGCGCCGAAACCGGGACGTTCGCCGTCACCACCAACTTCGCTTCCAGCTATAGCGGCAGCTTGCCAGCCGGTGCGGTATCAGCAAACGGTAGCCAAGGTGTCATGAATGCGGTTAACGCGGGTCAAGGTCGTATCACCTATATGAGTCCCGCCTATGCGGCGTCGACGTTGGCCGGTTTGGATGACGCGACAAAAGTGGCTCAAGTTGCAGGTGTTTCTCCAGCACCAGCGAACGTCAAGGCAGCCATCACCTCGATTCCCTATCCCGCTGTTGCCAACCGTGCCAACCCAAACGCCTGGGTGCCGATATTTGCGGCAACCACCAACCCCAACGATCCAAGCGTCGTGGCGTACCCGACCACAGGCTACCCGATCCTGGGTTTCACTAACTTGATCTTCAGCCAGTGCTATGCCGACCCCACCCAGAGCGCGCAAGTAAGAGACTTCCTCCGTCGCCATTACATCCCGCACCCTCCCGTCAGCAATGACCCCGCTATCACCGCTAACCGCTTGGTTCCATTGCCACCCGCTTGGAAACTGGCGGTTCAGACCACCTTCTGGTCGGCTACCAACCCGTTAAGCGTTGGCAACCCCAACGTCTGCAACGGCATCGGTCGTCCGATGTAA